Proteins found in one Mycoplasma sp. 1578d genomic segment:
- a CDS encoding Nif3-like dinuclear metal center hexameric protein, with protein sequence MQVKQLINYLNELYPNINKEPWDPSGFAVKFNQRNKINGVVLAIDLTYDVLQKAIDQNCNLIITHHPFFFEKTKQLEWIKAPYKQDIFNQLKKLKIFVYSLHTNYDGHLYGTSYQIVKYLGLENYFEYGSPKYSACLSVNLTFAQVLQKIYKHLNLEHFRTNFDHQNYHQPLRKIAILSGSGYIGDINQFHFRHYDLIISSDFKWSDWINFHQIKAKILEIPHLDEQVFIWHMSELLTKAFPELNVLTAEIRNPFYNITTK encoded by the coding sequence ATGCAAGTTAAGCAATTGATTAATTATCTTAATGAATTATATCCTAACATCAATAAAGAACCATGAGATCCCAGTGGCTTTGCTGTTAAATTTAATCAAAGAAACAAAATCAATGGAGTAGTATTAGCCATTGATTTAACTTATGATGTATTACAAAAAGCTATTGATCAAAATTGTAATTTAATTATTACCCATCATCCATTTTTCTTTGAAAAAACTAAACAATTAGAATGAATAAAAGCTCCGTATAAACAAGACATTTTTAATCAACTCAAAAAACTTAAAATTTTTGTTTATTCACTCCATACTAATTATGATGGTCATTTATACGGAACTTCATATCAAATTGTTAAATATTTAGGACTTGAAAATTATTTTGAATATGGGTCGCCTAAATATAGTGCTTGTTTAAGTGTCAATCTTACTTTTGCTCAAGTGCTCCAAAAAATATATAAACACCTAAATCTTGAGCATTTTCGTACTAATTTTGATCACCAAAATTATCATCAACCACTTAGAAAAATTGCTATTTTAAGTGGAAGTGGATATATTGGCGATATTAATCAATTTCATTTTCGTCATTACGATCTGATTATTAGTAGCGATTTTAAATGAAGCGATTGAATTAATTTTCACCAAATCAAAGCTAAAATACTAGAAATTCCGCATTTAGACGAGCAAGTTTTTATATGACACATGTCTGAATTACTTACCAAAGCATTTCCTGAACTTAATGTTTTAACCGCTGAAATAAGAAATCCTTTCTACAATATAACAACAAAATAA
- a CDS encoding DegV family protein, which produces MKKLGIIIDSFACLTSIQAKELEYHLLPLQVEINGELIKEETINNINLLEQIKQSQSCKTSLPNLALIQETLDFCSQNYDDTIFIGVSEHLSSTPKYINSLSKDHNNIHVIKNNLVGSQIRRAIELAKDIYNKTQSIIQVKKSIKSFVSKCSTYILPANLEHLIKGGRLQGIKKLLLTTIKMVPLLKYDSDGTVSVASLKRTSKGAIDKLIEKVSEEAKNLKNPAYQIIRGIDRVINQKFDQSTQNLPILNKEITPAAIAIHTGPDAICLTSMPSKEEI; this is translated from the coding sequence ATGAAAAAATTAGGCATTATTATTGATTCATTTGCTTGTTTAACTTCAATTCAAGCAAAAGAATTAGAGTATCATTTATTGCCACTCCAGGTCGAAATTAACGGAGAATTGATCAAAGAAGAAACAATTAATAATATTAATTTACTTGAGCAAATTAAACAATCGCAATCTTGTAAAACTTCTTTACCAAATTTAGCTTTAATTCAAGAAACTTTGGACTTTTGTTCACAAAATTATGATGACACTATTTTTATTGGTGTGAGTGAACATTTATCGTCAACTCCAAAGTACATTAATTCACTTTCAAAAGATCACAATAATATTCATGTAATTAAAAACAATTTAGTCGGTTCACAAATTAGACGAGCGATCGAACTTGCTAAAGATATATATAATAAAACCCAAAGCATTATTCAAGTCAAAAAGAGCATTAAAAGTTTTGTTTCTAAATGTTCTACCTACATTTTACCGGCTAATTTAGAGCATCTAATTAAAGGTGGTCGTTTACAAGGTATTAAAAAATTACTGCTCACAACTATTAAAATGGTTCCATTATTAAAATATGACTCTGACGGTACTGTTTCAGTGGCAAGCCTAAAACGCACTTCTAAAGGAGCTATTGATAAATTAATTGAAAAAGTAAGTGAAGAAGCTAAGAATCTTAAAAATCCTGCGTATCAAATTATTCGAGGAATCGATCGAGTGATTAACCAAAAATTTGATCAATCTACACAAAATTTACCAATTTTAAATAAAGAAATTACTCCAGCTGCCATAGCAATTCATACTGGTCCAGATGCAATTTGTTTAACTTCAATGCCAAGTAAAGAGGAGATTTAA
- a CDS encoding ribonuclease J — translation MNPTRIIPLGGVEEIGKSTLLIEQEDNIFIIDAGIKFADTYNTGVKGIIPDYSYLKLPNKKIQALFITHGHEDHIGGVIYLVQQTSLNKIFAPRIAIQYLQLKFDEHKIQKAVEFVEIKKGDVHKFEGDVTVDFWTAQHSIPDAFGIRITTPNGSLMCTGDFRFDYTPIGNLTDFARLKEIGDQKLTALLSDSTNAMRPNHSPSESDILIDIENHMKEAKKKIIVTTFASNLTRVKVIIELAAKLNKKVITFGRSMIQGVRIGRKLGYINAPNDVFVDKKQLSNIKDSDLVILTTGSQGEQLAALSRMSYGKHASIKISKGDLILFSSSPIPGNRMVIELLINRLYKLGAIIKENGSDGYLHTSGHAYKWEHDKIFQLTKPKYFLPYHGEYRMSIVHGQTAIENGVKPQNVIVIEKGIIYEMLNQTITKTNKKVNYGPLYIDGNSILSVTGKMLSERQQLKDSGFLNISFLIDKKKNNIVARPQIITRGSFFVKTSKELVEEAKRIAHGAILYIIKNNPKWTTQELEQIVIERLSGLFYKEKRRNPIIIPTILYLEEKSDPELNKLKIKFLSPKEKRNLLNLNSEKENPNNQELTKNKKTQARIKKQLNQIKKMLFETVDEQLDIDEEDEK, via the coding sequence ATGAACCCAACAAGAATAATTCCTCTTGGTGGTGTTGAAGAAATCGGGAAATCAACGCTACTGATTGAACAAGAGGATAATATTTTTATAATTGATGCAGGAATTAAATTCGCAGACACATACAATACTGGTGTTAAAGGAATTATTCCTGATTATTCATATTTAAAATTACCCAACAAGAAAATTCAAGCACTTTTTATCACTCACGGACATGAAGATCATATTGGTGGAGTGATTTATTTAGTTCAACAAACTAGTTTAAACAAAATCTTTGCTCCTAGAATTGCAATTCAATATCTTCAATTAAAATTTGATGAACACAAAATTCAAAAAGCGGTCGAATTTGTCGAAATCAAGAAAGGAGATGTCCATAAATTTGAAGGTGATGTGACTGTTGATTTTTGAACCGCTCAACACTCAATTCCAGATGCATTCGGAATTAGAATCACTACTCCAAATGGATCATTAATGTGTACTGGAGATTTCCGTTTTGATTACACTCCAATTGGTAATTTAACCGATTTTGCACGTTTAAAAGAAATTGGAGATCAAAAACTAACTGCTCTTCTTAGTGATTCGACCAATGCAATGAGACCAAATCACTCTCCAAGTGAGAGCGATATTTTAATCGATATTGAAAACCATATGAAAGAAGCGAAAAAGAAAATTATTGTCACTACCTTTGCTTCGAACTTAACACGGGTAAAAGTTATTATTGAACTAGCTGCAAAACTTAATAAAAAAGTAATTACTTTTGGTCGTTCAATGATTCAGGGTGTTCGAATCGGCCGTAAATTAGGATATATTAATGCTCCTAATGATGTTTTCGTGGATAAAAAACAACTCAGTAATATAAAAGATTCTGATTTAGTAATATTAACTACTGGTTCACAAGGTGAACAATTAGCTGCTCTATCAAGGATGAGTTATGGAAAACATGCTTCAATCAAAATTTCCAAGGGTGATTTGATTTTATTTTCTTCAAGTCCAATTCCAGGGAATCGGATGGTAATCGAATTGCTTATTAATCGTCTTTACAAACTTGGGGCAATTATAAAAGAAAATGGTTCTGATGGTTATTTACATACCTCTGGTCATGCTTATAAATGAGAACATGATAAGATTTTTCAACTCACTAAACCAAAATACTTTCTTCCGTATCATGGAGAATATCGTATGAGTATTGTTCATGGACAAACCGCTATTGAAAATGGTGTAAAACCACAAAATGTAATTGTAATCGAAAAAGGTATCATTTATGAAATGCTTAACCAAACCATTACCAAAACTAACAAGAAAGTTAATTATGGGCCTTTATACATTGATGGAAACTCAATTTTAAGTGTTACCGGAAAAATGTTAAGTGAGAGACAACAACTCAAAGATAGTGGATTTTTAAATATTAGCTTTTTAATTGATAAAAAGAAAAACAACATTGTTGCTCGTCCACAAATTATTACACGTGGTAGCTTTTTTGTTAAAACTTCTAAAGAATTAGTTGAAGAAGCAAAACGGATCGCACATGGGGCAATTTTATATATTATTAAAAATAATCCGAAATGAACCACTCAAGAACTTGAGCAAATTGTTATCGAACGTTTATCAGGCTTATTTTACAAGGAAAAGAGAAGAAATCCAATTATTATTCCAACTATTCTTTACCTTGAAGAAAAAAGCGATCCTGAACTTAATAAGTTAAAAATTAAATTTCTTTCTCCAAAAGAAAAGCGTAATTTACTAAATTTAAATTCTGAAAAAGAAAATCCTAACAACCAAGAATTAACCAAGAATAAGAAAACTCAAGCAAGAATTAAAAAGCAATTAAATCAAATTAAAAAAATGCTCTTTGAAACTGTAGATGAACAATTAGATATTGATGAAGAAGATGAAAAATAA
- the dnaG gene encoding DNA primase: MKNISTNTIDLIVRSSNIVNVISQFISLNKKGNNYVGICPFHADTSPSLTVSPAKNIYKCFACGHSGNVVHFVKEFKKISYVQALEFLAQQANLPINFDQFKNVNKITRDPAKQKMYDLLDTVNSYFKLNINNELAQKFLNYRKINQIDILEKFDIGFAPLNNYTDILKTNQLYSDLDLNQAGLINDNLNLIFKNRIIFGIRNERGEIVGFSGRSIGDDKKYAKYLNSPESQIFKKSRILYNFNNAQDSAFDKREIIIVEGFMDVIALYQAGINNVIALMGTALTNAHLSLLKDLKVILFLDNDTAGQSATNKSLVKLIENKFEVEVVINNFNKDPDEILNNHGADVLVDILKNSRKNGAHIVYDNFKILYRLNRANVDITSVNFGLLKENLINIFANATAKTQLLIQERMMNDFNVQLSLRNDVPFTQAKKVLKNTNIVQHNKTNFSLEKSVIYGNVKMEVLLACLANYHLRDLINRDIANQNQGNLNAVLNQFSIFANEMYYQDDQEVNLEPTFREILALNLNYQIQDQSQNEAIKEQFINKLKEQIVSFYQKLNPNEVTKEIKQYLINHAEQINSINEQNFAKNLYLKSLTNKLEFKRSNEYQHLLKKSRNEHGDVPTFALESWSKRNQRKK; this comes from the coding sequence ATGAAAAATATTTCAACCAACACCATTGATTTGATTGTTAGATCTTCTAATATTGTTAATGTAATTTCCCAATTTATTTCCCTAAACAAAAAAGGAAATAATTATGTGGGAATTTGCCCATTTCACGCTGATACATCACCAAGTTTAACTGTGTCACCTGCAAAAAATATTTATAAGTGCTTTGCTTGTGGACATTCAGGGAATGTGGTGCATTTTGTTAAAGAATTTAAAAAAATTTCTTATGTTCAAGCACTTGAATTTTTAGCACAACAAGCCAATTTGCCAATTAACTTTGATCAGTTTAAAAATGTTAATAAAATCACTCGCGATCCGGCTAAACAAAAAATGTATGATTTACTAGATACAGTTAATTCATATTTTAAACTTAATATTAATAATGAACTTGCTCAAAAATTTCTTAACTATCGAAAAATCAATCAAATTGATATTCTTGAAAAGTTTGATATTGGATTTGCTCCATTAAACAATTACACTGATATTTTAAAAACCAATCAGCTTTATTCAGATTTAGACTTAAATCAAGCTGGATTAATTAATGATAATTTAAATTTAATTTTTAAAAATCGTATTATTTTTGGGATTAGAAATGAACGTGGCGAAATCGTTGGTTTTAGTGGTCGTTCAATTGGTGATGATAAAAAATATGCTAAATATTTAAACTCACCCGAGTCACAAATTTTTAAAAAATCACGGATTTTATATAACTTTAATAATGCTCAAGATTCAGCTTTTGATAAACGAGAAATTATCATTGTTGAAGGTTTTATGGATGTTATTGCTCTTTATCAAGCTGGAATAAATAACGTTATTGCCTTAATGGGAACAGCACTAACAAATGCCCATTTAAGCTTGCTTAAAGATTTAAAAGTAATTTTATTTTTAGATAATGATACCGCTGGTCAAAGTGCTACCAATAAATCATTGGTTAAGTTAATTGAAAATAAGTTTGAAGTTGAAGTGGTAATTAATAATTTTAATAAAGATCCGGATGAAATTTTAAACAATCATGGCGCCGATGTACTCGTTGATATATTAAAAAATTCACGAAAAAATGGAGCTCATATTGTTTATGATAACTTCAAAATTCTTTACCGCTTAAATCGAGCTAATGTGGATATTACTTCAGTTAATTTTGGATTGTTAAAAGAAAACTTAATTAATATTTTTGCTAATGCAACCGCTAAAACGCAATTACTTATTCAAGAGCGTATGATGAATGATTTTAATGTACAATTATCATTGCGCAATGATGTACCATTTACTCAGGCAAAAAAAGTCCTTAAAAACACAAACATTGTACAACACAACAAAACCAATTTTTCTCTGGAAAAATCAGTTATTTATGGAAACGTTAAAATGGAAGTGCTCCTTGCTTGTTTAGCTAATTATCATCTACGTGATTTAATTAATCGCGATATTGCTAATCAAAATCAAGGGAATCTAAACGCTGTGTTAAATCAATTTTCAATTTTTGCCAATGAAATGTATTATCAAGATGATCAAGAAGTTAATTTAGAGCCTACTTTTCGAGAAATTTTAGCTCTAAATTTAAACTATCAAATCCAAGACCAATCACAAAATGAAGCTATTAAAGAACAATTTATCAATAAACTAAAAGAGCAAATTGTCTCTTTTTATCAAAAGTTAAACCCAAATGAAGTTACTAAAGAGATCAAACAATATTTAATTAATCACGCTGAGCAAATCAATAGCATTAATGAACAAAATTTTGCTAAAAATTTATATTTAAAATCTTTAACTAATAAACTAGAATTCAAAAGAAGCAATGAATATCAACACTTACTTAAAAAAAGTCGCAATGAGCATGGTGATGTTCCGACTTTTGCATTAGAATCTTGATCAAAAAGAAACCAAAGAAAGAAATAA
- a CDS encoding RNA polymerase sigma factor — MEKYKLVLDILDKELKSKKKKHFNQEEVFDFLLKKNIVVDEESSDELFELLREKEYIRDQVDFGDEDFASLKDIKIQIQSDQTPKKSSKKVLKNKNKDSKSNLSDPNVDHLDDKHDFEADLLDDDEDFDDVLDDDEFLDLETLDTDEDFNSSDDNLDEEDEDDEESESELEADFDSESIEDEEIDLSNLSLSDFEAEIDFNEDDLTKKRKSLQNKLTETNDIVKWYMRWIGKYGELLSVEEEKRLATLIEKGGFRGKKARDKLIQSNLRLVINNAKKYKNRGLSFIDLISEGNAGILKAVQKYNVHKGFKFSTYATWWIRQAITRAVADQARTIRIPVHMVETINKISKIERELQQELGTEPSDEQIAAKFGQGYTPDKVRYIRKINIDPISLDKQVGKENDSSFSDFVKDENVINPVDYVAQEELAEVLQQIIDETLELDEKELICKRFGVGKNGNGESYRIHSLEELARERNGVSKERIRQIENKILRKIKSNSKHGKNLKDFLKN, encoded by the coding sequence ATGGAAAAATATAAGTTAGTCTTAGACATTTTAGACAAAGAGCTCAAAAGTAAGAAAAAGAAGCACTTTAACCAAGAGGAAGTGTTTGATTTTTTACTTAAAAAGAATATTGTGGTCGATGAAGAAAGTTCAGATGAATTATTTGAATTACTAAGAGAAAAAGAATACATTAGAGATCAAGTCGATTTTGGAGATGAGGATTTTGCTTCGTTAAAAGATATTAAAATTCAAATTCAAAGTGATCAGACCCCTAAAAAATCAAGCAAAAAAGTTTTAAAAAACAAAAACAAAGATTCAAAATCAAACTTAAGTGATCCAAATGTTGATCACTTAGATGATAAACATGATTTTGAGGCTGATTTATTAGATGATGATGAGGATTTTGACGATGTGTTAGATGATGATGAATTTTTAGATCTTGAAACTCTAGACACAGATGAAGATTTTAACTCAAGTGATGATAATCTTGACGAAGAAGACGAGGATGATGAAGAAAGCGAGAGTGAACTTGAGGCTGATTTTGATTCTGAAAGCATTGAAGATGAAGAAATTGATTTAAGTAATTTAAGTTTGAGTGACTTTGAAGCTGAAATTGACTTTAATGAAGATGATTTAACAAAAAAACGTAAATCACTTCAAAATAAACTGACCGAAACCAATGATATTGTTAAATGGTACATGCGTTGAATTGGTAAGTATGGTGAATTATTATCTGTTGAAGAAGAAAAACGTTTAGCTACATTAATTGAAAAAGGTGGTTTTAGAGGTAAAAAAGCCCGTGACAAACTGATTCAAAGCAATTTACGTTTAGTGATTAATAATGCTAAAAAGTATAAAAATCGTGGACTTTCATTTATTGATTTAATTTCAGAAGGTAATGCTGGAATTTTAAAAGCTGTTCAAAAATATAATGTTCATAAAGGTTTTAAATTCTCAACCTATGCTACTTGATGAATTCGTCAAGCTATTACACGGGCTGTAGCTGACCAAGCTCGTACCATTCGGATTCCGGTTCACATGGTTGAAACAATTAATAAAATTTCTAAAATTGAACGTGAATTGCAACAAGAATTAGGAACTGAACCTAGTGATGAACAAATCGCGGCTAAATTTGGCCAAGGATATACCCCAGATAAAGTTCGTTATATCCGTAAAATCAATATTGATCCAATTTCGCTAGACAAGCAAGTTGGTAAAGAAAACGATTCAAGCTTTAGCGATTTTGTTAAAGATGAAAATGTCATTAATCCAGTTGATTATGTTGCCCAAGAAGAACTAGCCGAAGTGCTTCAACAAATTATCGATGAAACTCTTGAATTAGATGAAAAAGAATTGATTTGCAAACGGTTTGGAGTAGGAAAAAATGGCAATGGCGAAAGTTATCGTATTCATTCACTTGAAGAACTTGCTCGCGAACGAAACGGAGTTTCTAAAGAACGGATTCGTCAAATTGAAAATAAAATTTTACGCAAAATCAAATCCAATTCTAAACATGGTAAAAATCTTAAAGATTTTCTTAAAAACTAA
- a CDS encoding PTS sugar transporter subunit IIA, with protein sequence MQLQVKDLISEENIFLDIVAQDHDQALFKVSELLQKNGFVKEAQKFYDALLYRENLMPTALNGGIAVPHGVSSTVNKSFISIARIKEGVDWHAADKQDVKLLLILGTPRQESDCQIDVLQMISLWSLDDELVKSLYTQNDPKLIKQMIVKKFVIIETE encoded by the coding sequence ATGCAATTACAAGTTAAAGATTTAATCTCAGAAGAAAACATTTTTCTAGATATTGTCGCTCAAGATCATGACCAAGCTTTATTTAAAGTGTCAGAATTATTGCAAAAAAACGGTTTTGTCAAAGAAGCTCAAAAGTTCTATGACGCTTTGTTATATCGCGAAAATTTAATGCCAACGGCATTAAATGGCGGAATTGCTGTGCCACACGGAGTCTCTTCAACAGTCAATAAATCCTTTATTTCGATTGCACGCATTAAAGAAGGTGTTGATTGGCATGCAGCTGATAAACAGGATGTTAAATTATTATTAATTTTAGGAACTCCAAGACAAGAAAGCGATTGTCAAATCGATGTACTTCAAATGATCAGTTTATGATCATTGGATGATGAATTAGTTAAATCGCTATACACTCAAAACGATCCTAAGTTAATCAAACAAATGATTGTGAAAAAGTTTGTAATTATTGAAACTGAATAA
- a CDS encoding phosphoketolase family protein, which translates to MKKKSYLNKIHAWWRAANYLSLGQMYLKNNPLLLEELKPEDIKLYPIGHWGTIPGQNLIYAHLNRVINKYNLDMFYIEGPGHGGQVMISNSYLDGSYTELFPEITQDLNGMQKLFKHFSFPGGTASHAAPETPGSIHEGGELGYSISHAVGAILDNPNIIAATVIGDGEAETGPLMAGWYASSFINPVNDGAVLPILHLNGAKISNPTILSRKSDKEISQLLAGFGWEAIFVEANVGDEEKIHGIMASKFDKAIKKILKIQAKARKGTAESATRPIWPALVVRTPKGWTAPNKFDNLTIEGSFRAHQVPIPVSAEKPKYLSELKEWLLSYKPHELFNNDGSFKQEFAQIAPQGLKRMAMHPITNGGVKPQELNLPDWTKFVLNFKPGEMKAQDMVTASSYLAEVIRQNPKNFRVFGPDETKSNRLFDVLKVTNRQWMERIEPDLDESLSPAGRIIDSQLSEHQVQGMLEGYVLTGRHGFFASYESFLRVVDSMLTQHMKWVAKAKKVHWRNDYPSLNIIATSTAFQQDHNGYTHQDPGILGHLADKKPELIREYLPADSNSLLAVLDKSFKERDVINLIVASKQPREQWYSVFEVEQMLKNGYKVIEWASTTKRNEEPDLVFVASGTEPNLEALASISYLHEAFPNLKIRFVYVIDLLKLRHPSIDPRGLSDTEFDAVFTKDKPVVFAFHGFEGILRDIFFLRKNRKLYPHGYRENGDITTSFDIRLMSEMDRFHMSITGAKAALKSQSINFVNRMKNKIKEHKKYIYEHGIDMPEVRNWKWKGINKK; encoded by the coding sequence ATGAAGAAAAAAAGTTATTTAAACAAAATTCATGCATGATGAAGAGCTGCTAATTATTTAAGCCTTGGTCAAATGTACTTAAAAAATAATCCGCTTTTACTCGAAGAATTAAAACCTGAAGATATTAAGTTATATCCAATTGGACACTGGGGAACTATTCCAGGGCAAAACTTAATTTACGCTCATTTAAATCGTGTAATTAACAAATATAACCTAGATATGTTTTATATTGAAGGCCCAGGGCACGGTGGACAAGTAATGATTTCAAACTCATATCTTGATGGTTCATATACAGAATTATTCCCTGAAATTACACAAGATTTAAATGGAATGCAAAAATTGTTCAAACACTTTAGTTTTCCAGGGGGAACTGCTTCACACGCTGCTCCTGAAACTCCTGGTTCAATTCACGAAGGTGGAGAATTAGGTTACTCAATTAGCCATGCAGTAGGAGCGATTTTAGATAATCCAAATATCATTGCCGCTACAGTTATTGGAGATGGAGAGGCCGAAACTGGACCATTAATGGCAGGATGGTATGCTTCAAGTTTTATTAATCCAGTTAATGATGGAGCAGTATTGCCTATTTTGCATCTTAATGGTGCAAAAATTTCAAACCCTACTATTTTAAGCAGAAAAAGTGACAAAGAAATTTCTCAACTTCTTGCTGGATTCGGATGAGAAGCTATTTTTGTTGAAGCAAATGTTGGGGATGAAGAGAAAATTCACGGAATAATGGCCTCGAAATTTGACAAAGCCATTAAAAAAATTCTGAAAATTCAAGCTAAAGCAAGAAAAGGAACAGCTGAAAGTGCGACTCGTCCAATTTGACCTGCTTTAGTTGTTCGTACTCCAAAAGGATGAACAGCTCCAAATAAATTTGACAATTTAACTATTGAAGGAAGTTTTAGAGCTCACCAAGTTCCAATTCCTGTAAGTGCTGAAAAACCAAAATACTTATCTGAATTAAAAGAATGATTGCTTTCATATAAGCCTCATGAATTATTTAATAATGATGGGTCATTTAAGCAAGAATTTGCTCAAATTGCACCTCAAGGTCTTAAACGAATGGCAATGCACCCGATTACAAATGGAGGGGTGAAGCCACAAGAGCTAAATCTTCCTGATTGAACCAAATTTGTTCTTAATTTCAAACCAGGAGAAATGAAAGCACAAGATATGGTTACTGCAAGTTCATATCTTGCTGAAGTAATTAGACAAAATCCTAAAAATTTTAGAGTTTTTGGACCTGACGAAACTAAATCTAACCGTTTATTTGATGTGCTTAAAGTCACTAATCGACAATGAATGGAAAGAATTGAGCCTGACCTTGATGAATCGCTTTCACCTGCCGGAAGAATTATTGATTCACAACTTTCAGAGCATCAAGTTCAAGGAATGCTTGAAGGATATGTTTTAACTGGGAGACATGGTTTTTTTGCGAGTTATGAATCATTCTTAAGAGTGGTGGATTCAATGCTTACTCAACACATGAAATGAGTTGCTAAAGCTAAAAAAGTGCATTGAAGAAATGATTATCCATCATTGAATATTATCGCTACTTCAACAGCATTTCAACAAGATCATAACGGATACACTCACCAAGATCCAGGGATTTTAGGACACTTAGCTGATAAAAAACCAGAATTAATTAGAGAATATTTACCAGCTGATTCTAACTCACTTTTAGCTGTATTAGATAAATCATTCAAAGAAAGAGATGTCATTAACTTAATTGTTGCTTCAAAACAACCAAGAGAACAATGATATTCAGTTTTTGAAGTTGAACAAATGCTCAAAAACGGATACAAAGTCATTGAGTGAGCATCAACAACTAAAAGAAATGAAGAGCCAGATCTTGTCTTTGTTGCTTCAGGAACTGAACCAAACCTTGAGGCACTGGCTTCAATTTCATACTTACACGAAGCATTCCCTAATTTAAAAATTAGATTTGTTTATGTTATTGATTTATTAAAATTAAGACATCCAAGCATTGATCCTCGAGGACTTTCAGATACAGAATTTGACGCTGTCTTTACCAAAGACAAGCCAGTTGTATTTGCTTTCCACGGCTTTGAAGGAATTTTAAGAGATATTTTCTTCCTTAGAAAAAACCGAAAATTATACCCACATGGATATAGAGAAAACGGAGATATTACTACATCATTTGACATTCGTTTAATGTCTGAAATGGATCGTTTCCACATGTCAATCACTGGAGCTAAAGCCGCTCTTAAATCACAATCAATTAATTTTGTTAACCGTATGAAAAACAAAATTAAAGAGCATAAAAAATATATTTATGAGCATGGAATAGATATGCCTGAGGTAAGAAACTGAAAATGAAAAGGAATTAACAAAAAATAA